A stretch of Pseudomonas sp. CCC3.1 DNA encodes these proteins:
- a CDS encoding siderophore-interacting protein, with protein sequence MSAAATLVQNLRKRLSKPTGYQLFDIQLKQRIALSPSLMRFVFSGKDVALMRTLAPDQRVKLFFPSASGVAPHLPKYGDWQVARRDLAPEHTPPMRTYTIRDLRPETGELDIDFVLHGETGPASRWAVHANIGDPLQIVAPNAAYHADPGGYEWLPPQGMRKVLLIGDETALPAIAGILEQLANHPDTPQVQAFIEVPEESDCLALVCGLHTKVHWLPRATLHKQQGEGMILAARELASLPPVRSNLRSTTALQELDLDSQRLWELASAKQSEFYAWVAGESGAVMDIRRFLINECGMDRKGLTLMGYWKLGRSLE encoded by the coding sequence ATGTCCGCCGCTGCCACGCTGGTTCAGAACCTGCGCAAACGACTCAGTAAACCAACCGGTTATCAACTGTTCGATATTCAGCTCAAGCAACGCATTGCCTTGAGCCCTTCGTTGATGCGATTTGTGTTCAGCGGCAAGGATGTGGCGCTGATGCGCACGCTGGCACCCGATCAGCGGGTCAAGCTGTTCTTCCCCAGCGCCAGCGGTGTCGCGCCCCATTTACCTAAATATGGCGACTGGCAAGTCGCCCGCCGCGATCTCGCCCCCGAACACACGCCGCCGATGCGCACTTACACCATTCGTGACTTGCGCCCCGAAACGGGCGAGCTGGACATCGACTTTGTGCTGCACGGCGAAACCGGCCCCGCCTCACGCTGGGCAGTACACGCCAACATCGGTGACCCATTGCAGATCGTCGCGCCCAATGCGGCTTACCACGCCGACCCCGGCGGCTATGAATGGCTACCGCCGCAAGGCATGCGCAAAGTGCTGCTGATCGGCGACGAAACCGCCCTGCCAGCGATTGCCGGCATTCTTGAACAACTCGCCAATCACCCTGACACCCCGCAGGTGCAGGCTTTTATCGAAGTCCCCGAGGAGTCCGACTGCTTGGCGCTGGTGTGCGGCTTGCACACCAAAGTCCACTGGCTCCCGCGCGCCACCCTGCACAAACAGCAGGGTGAAGGCATGATCCTCGCCGCGCGGGAACTGGCCAGCCTGCCACCGGTACGCAGTAACCTGCGCAGCACCACCGCGCTGCAAGAGCTGGACCTGGACAGCCAGCGCCTGTGGGAACTGGCCAGCGCCAAGCAAAGCGAGTTCTACGCCTGGGTTGCCGGAGAATCTGGGGCGGTTATGGATATTCGGCGTTTTTTAATCAATGAATGCGGCATGGACCGCAAGGGGCTGACGTTGATGGGGTATTGGAAATTGGGTAGGTCGCTGGAGTAG
- a CDS encoding non-ribosomal peptide synthetase: MNAEKSLKLARRFIELPLQKRRLFLDGLRAEGIDFSQFPIPADVPQTDRQVLSYAQRRMWFLWQLDPHSGAYNLPGAVRLTGTLNIDALQQAFTHVVQRHETLRTVFRQNADDSLEHVGHAAPLVVEQVDFTLLPALDHDQAVAAEAQQQSLQPFDLANGPLLRIKLLKLGTTEHVLLLTLHHIVSDGWSMNVLIDEFIRSYDAFERNQQPQLPALAIQYSDYALWQRRWLEAGERERQLHYWQAKLGEEHPVMALPTDYPRPAMPSYRGTRHEFAVAPQLVEQLRSLAQRHNVTLFMLLLGAFNILLQRYSGQTDLRVGVPIANRNRREVEGLIGFFVNTQVLRTQLTAQTSVAELLEAIKETALGAQAHQELPFEQLVEALKLERNLSHNPLFQVMYNHQPNVADIEAVKTASGLQLGLIEWEGRTTQFDLSLDTYEKSGCLHAALTYANDLFDGATITRMARHWNNLLRALVDNPERRIGELPMLDASEVQTQVHDWNRTHAEYPTHTCLQQLIEAQVERTPNAMAVVFGAQSMTYGQLNAHANQLAHRLREQGVGPDVLVGIAAERSLEMVIGLLATLKAGGAYVPLDPDYPAERLSYMIEDSGIQLLLTQEHLLARLPVPDHVPTLRLDSTVGASLSRDLLNDQEIARQARSYSTQNLPIFTQPEHLAYVIYTSGSTGKPKGAGNTHAALVNRLSWMQQAYPLGADDAVLQKTPFSFDVSVWEFFWPLLTGARLVVAQPGEHREPLRLIETLREQQITTVHFVPSMLQAFIHEVGVEQCSSLRRIVCSGEALPIDAQQQVFAKLPNAELYNLYGPTEAAIDVTHWTCVDEGANSVPIGLPIANLRTLVLDADLSPVALGVAGELYLGGVGLARSYHRRPALTAERFVPCPFNEGERLYRTGDLVRQRVDGVIEYLGRLDHQVKLRGLRIELGEIEARLAEQPAVREAVVVVLDGKQLVAYVVLQDPATTDDWQAALVSQLQRGLPEYMVPSHWVSLERLPLSPNGKLERKALPRPDLSTLQQGYVAPTNELEQRLAEIWKQVLGVAQVGVDDNFFALGGDSIISIQVVSRARQAGIAFSPRDLFQHQTIRRLARVAALSTHTLIDQGLATGAVALAPVQQWFFAQDMPQRQHWNQSLLLHPRQPIDPAQLEHALNTLLSHHDALRLRFEQRDGQWQQAYAELPTDSLLWLRQATSIDELNTLCEQTQLSLDLQTGPLLRALLVEMPDHSQRLLLVVHHLAVDGVSWRVLLEDVQQFYTQPAQTPHAKTSAYQAWTARLADEALARVDELALWQRQLAGASSDLPCDRPGAGLQNRHGRTLALTLDSELTRQLLHVAPATYRTQVNDLLLSALARVICRWSGQASSLIQLEGHGREALFAELDLSRTVGWFTSLFPVQLTPAADMGASIKSIKEQLRSVPDKGVGYGLLRYLAGDEVGAQLARLATPRITFNYLGQFDRQFDEGALFVPAAESAGVAQDENAPLANWLSIEGQVYGGELSLQWTYSHEMFDDATVQALVDDYQRELSALIAHCVNCEQGGMTPSDFPLAQLTQAQLDNLNVPASAIEDIYPLSPMQQGLLVHTLLEPGSGIYFMQDRYIIDSEIDLPRFTAAWHAVTQRHDALRASFSLDDDGQMLQIIHRDAAPNVQVHDWTDRAECEHESALQALLSEDRAQGFDLLNTPPFSLRLIRRSAGHYWFILSNHHILIDAWCRSLLLQDFFALYSGQRSLPPAARYRDFIEWLQGQGEREALQAWTLELAGFEQPTPLPFDRAVRRQGGFSQIGDCYADLDVSQGRALRELAQRFQLTVNTLTQAAWALVLQRYSGLDDVLFGVTVAGRPINRPEMQDTVGLFINSIPLRLRLPRAGHSVSVREWLQDLFEHNLALREHEHLPLLKIQACSALEKGQPIFDSLFVYENAPVESAVVSSAEQISAKSDSARTHTNYPMTVVVYPGDALGLHLSYDQRFFDEATVERLLADFKRLLLAIGEHADGNFVDLPWLAATERDHVLQAGNQTARDYPLAQGYVRLFEAQVAAQPEQIVATCLEQRWTYRDLDRRANRLGHALLAAGVSSDQPVALLADRSLALLGMMLGSFKAGAAYLPLDPQLPVQRLLDLLQLGQVPMLVASVACREQAYSLLALLNPQQRPQLLIWDEVQTAGYSSEQPGIYTGPNSLAYVIFTSGSTGTPKGVMVEQAGMLNNQLSKKPYLDLTPADVIAQTASQSFDISVWQFLAAPLLGAQVDIVPNAIAHDPAALLAHVDARGISVLESVPSLIHSLLDEPTGSLATLRWMLPTGEAMPPELARRWLQRYPQIGLVNAYGPAECSDDVALFRVDAASAEGAYLPIGLATDNNRLYVLGGDLQPVPMGVVGELYVAGTGVGRGYFSDPLRTAAVFLPNPYTEQPGERLYRTGDLARRRSDGQLEYVGRIDQQVKVRGFRIELGEIESRLRDLAGVREATVVVQDGPTGKALVACVVADDETQVWDQLREQLKAGLKAQLPDYMLPLQWLQLDTLPLNANGKVDRKALPQAQTGDWQREMIAPHAGIETRIATIWQAVLKLDTVSRDDNFFELGGHSLLVAQVVSRVRQQLNIELPLSSLFESSVLSDFAARCATPPPSVSQPPLRPRAGDEPSVLSYAQQRQWILWQLDPDSAAYNIPAALRLKGALNREALLRSFNALQSRHATLRTTFTQDGEQARGVLHASLPLALRELTLDVADPLRVDAWVAEEMRQPFDLRNGPLLRLLLLKVAADEHVLVLTVHHIAADGWSMQVMVDEFSALYLGHDLPPLAVSYADYASWQREWLQAGEGERQLNAWREKLGSQHPPLELPSELTRPAIRSERGARLELAIEPALAAGCDRWRSSTT, encoded by the coding sequence ATGAATGCTGAGAAGTCCCTCAAACTTGCCCGCCGGTTCATCGAATTACCGCTCCAAAAGCGCCGGTTATTCCTCGACGGTCTGCGTGCTGAAGGGATCGACTTTTCGCAATTTCCGATTCCGGCCGATGTGCCCCAGACTGACCGCCAGGTGTTGTCTTACGCGCAGCGGCGCATGTGGTTTTTATGGCAACTCGACCCGCACAGCGGCGCCTATAACTTGCCCGGCGCCGTGCGCCTGACCGGCACCCTGAACATTGACGCGCTGCAACAGGCTTTTACCCACGTGGTGCAGCGCCACGAAACCTTGCGCACGGTGTTCCGGCAGAACGCCGATGACAGCCTCGAACACGTCGGGCATGCCGCACCGCTGGTGGTGGAGCAAGTGGATTTCACCTTGCTGCCTGCTCTCGATCACGATCAGGCAGTCGCCGCCGAGGCGCAGCAGCAATCGTTGCAACCCTTCGATCTGGCCAATGGCCCGCTATTGCGCATCAAGCTGCTCAAGCTGGGCACCACCGAACATGTGTTGCTGTTGACCTTGCACCACATCGTCTCGGATGGCTGGTCGATGAACGTGCTGATCGACGAATTTATCCGCAGCTATGACGCCTTCGAACGCAACCAACAACCTCAACTGCCCGCGCTGGCGATTCAGTACAGCGACTACGCGCTGTGGCAACGCCGCTGGCTGGAAGCCGGTGAGCGCGAGCGGCAACTGCACTACTGGCAAGCCAAGCTGGGTGAAGAGCACCCCGTGATGGCGTTGCCCACCGATTATCCGCGTCCGGCGATGCCCAGTTATCGCGGCACGCGCCATGAGTTCGCGGTGGCCCCGCAGCTGGTTGAGCAGCTAAGAAGCCTGGCGCAACGGCACAACGTCACGCTGTTTATGCTGCTGTTGGGCGCGTTCAATATCCTGTTGCAGCGTTACAGCGGGCAAACCGATCTGCGGGTCGGGGTGCCGATTGCCAATCGCAATCGCCGCGAAGTCGAAGGCCTGATCGGTTTCTTCGTCAACACCCAAGTGCTGCGCACGCAACTCACCGCGCAGACCTCGGTGGCCGAGTTGCTGGAGGCGATCAAAGAGACCGCGCTCGGGGCACAGGCGCATCAAGAACTGCCGTTCGAGCAACTGGTTGAAGCTCTGAAACTTGAGCGCAACCTCAGCCACAACCCGCTGTTTCAGGTGATGTACAACCACCAGCCAAACGTCGCAGATATTGAAGCGGTGAAAACCGCGTCAGGTCTGCAATTGGGTCTGATCGAGTGGGAAGGGCGCACCACCCAGTTCGACCTGAGTCTGGACACCTACGAAAAATCCGGCTGCCTGCATGCCGCGCTGACGTATGCCAATGACCTGTTTGACGGCGCAACCATCACCCGCATGGCGCGGCACTGGAACAACCTGCTGCGGGCGTTGGTCGATAACCCAGAGCGGCGCATTGGCGAGCTGCCGATGCTTGACGCCAGCGAAGTGCAGACCCAAGTGCATGACTGGAACCGCACCCACGCCGAGTACCCGACCCACACCTGTCTGCAACAATTGATCGAAGCTCAGGTTGAGCGCACGCCAAACGCCATGGCCGTGGTGTTTGGCGCGCAGTCCATGACCTACGGGCAACTCAATGCCCACGCCAACCAATTGGCCCATCGGCTGCGCGAGCAGGGCGTTGGCCCGGATGTGCTGGTGGGGATTGCGGCCGAGCGCTCACTGGAGATGGTGATTGGCCTGCTGGCGACGCTAAAGGCAGGTGGCGCCTATGTGCCGCTCGATCCGGATTACCCCGCCGAACGCTTGAGCTACATGATCGAAGACAGCGGCATTCAGTTGCTGCTGACGCAGGAGCATCTGTTGGCGAGATTGCCGGTTCCGGACCACGTGCCGACGCTGCGCCTTGACTCCACTGTAGGAGCGAGCTTGTCTCGCGATCTTTTAAATGATCAAGAGATCGCGAGGCAAGCTCGCTCCTACAGTACGCAGAACCTGCCCATCTTCACGCAGCCCGAGCATCTGGCTTATGTGATCTACACCTCGGGTTCCACGGGCAAGCCCAAGGGCGCAGGCAATACCCATGCAGCGCTGGTCAACCGCCTGAGCTGGATGCAGCAGGCTTACCCTCTGGGTGCCGACGACGCGGTGCTGCAAAAGACCCCGTTCAGTTTTGACGTGTCAGTGTGGGAGTTTTTCTGGCCGCTGCTGACCGGCGCCCGTCTGGTCGTGGCGCAACCGGGTGAACACCGCGAGCCGTTGCGCTTGATCGAGACCCTCCGCGAGCAACAGATCACAACCGTGCACTTTGTGCCGTCGATGTTGCAGGCGTTTATTCATGAGGTCGGGGTCGAGCAGTGCAGCAGCTTGCGACGTATCGTGTGCAGCGGCGAAGCGTTGCCGATAGACGCTCAGCAGCAGGTGTTCGCCAAATTACCAAACGCCGAGTTGTACAACTTGTACGGCCCGACCGAAGCAGCTATCGACGTCACCCATTGGACCTGTGTCGATGAAGGCGCCAACAGCGTGCCGATTGGTTTGCCCATCGCCAACCTGCGCACCTTGGTGCTCGACGCGGACCTGTCGCCGGTGGCGCTGGGTGTGGCCGGTGAGCTGTATCTGGGCGGTGTCGGACTGGCGCGCAGTTACCATCGGCGCCCGGCGCTTACGGCCGAACGTTTTGTGCCGTGCCCGTTTAACGAGGGCGAGCGCCTGTACCGCACGGGCGATTTAGTGCGCCAGCGCGTCGACGGGGTGATTGAGTACCTGGGCCGCCTCGACCATCAGGTCAAACTGCGCGGGTTGCGCATTGAACTGGGGGAGATCGAGGCGCGTCTGGCCGAGCAGCCAGCGGTGCGCGAAGCCGTGGTGGTCGTGCTCGATGGCAAACAATTGGTGGCCTACGTGGTGCTGCAAGACCCGGCCACGACCGATGACTGGCAAGCGGCGTTGGTCAGCCAACTACAGCGCGGACTGCCGGAATACATGGTGCCCAGCCATTGGGTCAGTCTTGAGCGCTTGCCGCTGTCGCCTAACGGCAAGCTGGAGCGTAAAGCCCTGCCACGCCCGGACCTGAGCACCCTGCAGCAAGGTTATGTAGCCCCGACCAATGAGCTGGAGCAGCGTTTGGCCGAGATCTGGAAACAGGTGCTGGGGGTGGCGCAGGTCGGCGTCGATGATAATTTCTTTGCCTTGGGTGGCGACTCGATCATCTCGATTCAAGTGGTCAGCCGCGCGCGGCAGGCCGGGATCGCCTTTAGCCCGCGCGACCTGTTCCAGCATCAAACCATTCGCCGTCTGGCCCGAGTGGCTGCATTGAGCACCCACACCCTGATCGATCAAGGTCTGGCCACCGGCGCAGTGGCGTTGGCCCCGGTGCAGCAGTGGTTCTTTGCCCAGGACATGCCCCAGCGTCAGCACTGGAACCAGTCGCTGTTGCTGCACCCACGCCAGCCGATCGACCCTGCACAGTTGGAGCACGCGCTTAACACATTGCTGAGCCATCACGATGCGCTGCGTTTGCGCTTCGAACAGCGTGACGGCCAGTGGCAGCAAGCCTACGCCGAGCTGCCGACCGACAGCCTGCTGTGGTTGCGGCAGGCGACGTCAATAGACGAACTCAACACCCTGTGCGAACAGACCCAGCTCAGCCTCGATTTGCAAACAGGCCCGTTGCTGCGCGCGCTGCTGGTGGAGATGCCCGATCACAGCCAGCGCCTGTTGCTGGTGGTTCACCACTTGGCGGTGGACGGCGTGTCGTGGCGGGTATTGCTTGAAGACGTGCAGCAGTTTTACACCCAGCCAGCACAGACGCCACACGCCAAAACCAGTGCCTACCAAGCCTGGACTGCACGTTTGGCCGATGAAGCGCTGGCGCGGGTCGATGAACTGGCGCTGTGGCAACGCCAACTGGCCGGAGCTTCCAGCGACTTGCCGTGTGATCGTCCCGGTGCTGGGCTGCAAAATCGTCATGGGCGCACGCTGGCGCTCACACTCGACAGCGAGTTGACCCGCCAGTTACTGCACGTCGCACCCGCCACCTATCGCACGCAGGTCAACGACCTGCTGCTCAGCGCGTTGGCGCGGGTGATCTGCCGTTGGAGCGGGCAAGCCAGCAGCTTGATTCAGCTCGAAGGCCATGGCCGCGAAGCGTTGTTTGCCGAGCTCGACCTGTCGCGCACCGTGGGTTGGTTTACCAGCCTGTTCCCGGTGCAACTGACCCCGGCAGCTGACATGGGCGCCTCGATCAAGTCGATCAAGGAACAACTGCGCAGCGTGCCGGACAAGGGGGTGGGCTACGGCCTGCTGCGTTATCTGGCCGGTGACGAGGTGGGCGCGCAACTGGCCCGGCTGGCCACGCCGCGCATCACCTTTAACTACTTGGGCCAATTCGACCGCCAGTTTGATGAGGGCGCGCTGTTCGTCCCGGCGGCGGAAAGTGCAGGCGTGGCGCAGGACGAAAACGCGCCGCTGGCCAACTGGCTGAGCATTGAAGGGCAGGTGTATGGCGGCGAGCTGAGCCTGCAATGGACGTACAGCCACGAGATGTTTGATGACGCCACAGTGCAGGCGCTGGTCGATGACTATCAGCGCGAGTTGTCAGCGCTGATCGCCCATTGCGTGAACTGCGAACAGGGCGGCATGACCCCGTCGGACTTCCCGCTGGCGCAATTGACCCAGGCGCAACTGGATAACCTCAACGTACCGGCCAGCGCCATCGAAGACATCTACCCGCTGTCGCCGATGCAGCAAGGGTTGCTGGTGCACACCTTGCTGGAGCCGGGCTCGGGCATTTATTTCATGCAAGACCGTTACATCATCGACAGTGAGATCGACCTGCCGCGCTTCACGGCGGCCTGGCACGCGGTCACCCAGCGTCATGATGCGTTGCGCGCCTCGTTCAGCCTCGACGATGACGGCCAGATGCTGCAAATCATCCACCGCGATGCCGCGCCCAACGTGCAGGTGCACGACTGGACGGATCGTGCGGAATGCGAGCATGAATCGGCGTTGCAAGCGCTGCTGAGTGAGGACCGGGCCCAAGGGTTTGACCTGCTCAACACCCCGCCATTCAGCCTGCGCCTGATTCGTCGCAGCGCTGGGCATTACTGGTTCATCCTCAGCAACCACCACATCTTGATCGATGCCTGGTGCCGCTCGTTGTTGCTGCAAGACTTCTTCGCCCTGTACAGCGGTCAGCGCAGCTTGCCGCCCGCGGCGCGTTATCGCGATTTCATTGAGTGGCTGCAAGGGCAGGGTGAGCGTGAGGCGCTGCAAGCATGGACGCTTGAACTGGCCGGTTTTGAACAGCCGACGCCATTGCCGTTTGACCGTGCGGTGCGCCGTCAGGGCGGGTTTTCGCAGATCGGCGATTGCTACGCCGACCTAGACGTCAGCCAGGGCCGGGCCCTGCGCGAACTGGCCCAGCGTTTTCAACTGACCGTCAACACACTGACCCAAGCCGCGTGGGCGCTGGTATTGCAGCGCTACAGCGGGCTCGACGACGTGCTGTTTGGCGTCACGGTGGCCGGGCGCCCGATCAACCGCCCGGAAATGCAAGACACCGTGGGGCTGTTCATCAACAGCATCCCGCTGCGCCTGCGTTTGCCGCGTGCCGGGCACAGCGTCAGCGTGCGCGAGTGGCTGCAAGACCTGTTTGAGCACAACCTGGCGCTGCGCGAGCACGAACATTTGCCGCTGCTGAAGATTCAGGCGTGCAGCGCGCTGGAAAAAGGCCAGCCGATTTTCGACAGCCTGTTTGTCTACGAAAACGCCCCGGTCGAAAGCGCAGTGGTCAGCAGCGCCGAGCAGATCAGCGCCAAGTCGGACAGCGCCCGCACCCACACCAACTACCCGATGACAGTGGTGGTGTACCCCGGCGATGCGCTGGGCTTGCACCTGTCGTATGACCAGCGGTTCTTTGACGAGGCCACGGTCGAGCGCTTGCTGGCCGACTTCAAACGCTTGCTGCTGGCGATTGGCGAACACGCCGATGGCAACTTTGTTGACCTGCCATGGCTGGCTGCCACCGAGCGTGACCACGTGTTGCAGGCGGGTAACCAGACCGCCCGTGATTACCCGCTGGCGCAGGGCTATGTGCGTTTGTTTGAGGCGCAAGTGGCGGCGCAGCCAGAGCAGATCGTAGCCACCTGCCTGGAACAGCGCTGGACCTATCGCGACCTCGACCGTAGGGCCAATCGTCTTGGTCATGCGTTGCTTGCGGCAGGTGTGAGCAGCGATCAGCCGGTGGCCTTGCTGGCTGATCGCAGCCTGGCGCTGCTGGGCATGATGCTCGGCAGCTTCAAGGCGGGGGCCGCCTATTTGCCGCTCGACCCGCAATTGCCGGTTCAACGCTTGCTGGATTTGTTGCAGTTGGGCCAGGTGCCGATGCTGGTGGCCAGCGTCGCTTGCCGCGAGCAGGCCTACAGCCTGCTGGCGCTGCTCAACCCGCAACAGCGTCCTCAATTGCTTATTTGGGACGAAGTGCAAACCGCCGGTTATTCCAGTGAGCAGCCCGGCATCTACACGGGGCCGAACAGCCTGGCCTATGTGATCTTCACCTCGGGTTCGACTGGTACACCGAAAGGGGTGATGGTCGAACAGGCCGGGATGCTCAATAACCAACTGAGCAAAAAGCCGTACCTGGACCTGACCCCGGCCGACGTGATCGCGCAGACCGCGTCCCAGAGTTTCGATATTTCGGTGTGGCAGTTCCTCGCGGCGCCGTTGTTGGGCGCGCAAGTCGACATCGTGCCGAACGCCATCGCCCACGACCCGGCGGCGTTGTTGGCGCATGTCGACGCGCGCGGTATCAGCGTGCTCGAAAGTGTGCCGTCGTTGATCCACAGCCTGCTCGATGAGCCCACTGGCTCGCTGGCCACGCTGCGTTGGATGTTGCCGACCGGCGAAGCCATGCCACCAGAACTGGCGCGCCGCTGGTTGCAGCGCTACCCGCAGATCGGCCTGGTCAATGCCTATGGCCCGGCCGAATGCTCGGACGACGTAGCGCTGTTCCGCGTCGATGCAGCCTCGGCTGAAGGCGCTTACTTACCGATTGGCCTGGCCACCGACAATAACCGTTTGTATGTGTTGGGCGGCGACTTGCAGCCCGTGCCGATGGGCGTGGTCGGGGAGTTGTACGTCGCGGGCACGGGTGTGGGGCGCGGCTATTTCAGCGACCCGCTGCGCACGGCGGCGGTGTTTCTGCCCAACCCCTACACTGAGCAGCCGGGGGAACGGCTGTACCGCACCGGCGATTTGGCCCGGCGCCGCAGCGACGGCCAACTGGAGTACGTGGGCCGTATCGACCAGCAGGTCAAAGTGCGCGGATTCCGCATCGAACTGGGCGAAATCGAATCGCGTCTGCGCGATCTGGCAGGCGTGCGTGAAGCCACGGTGGTGGTGCAAGACGGCCCGACCGGCAAGGCGCTGGTCGCCTGTGTGGTCGCAGACGATGAAACGCAGGTCTGGGATCAACTGCGCGAGCAACTCAAGGCCGGGCTCAAGGCGCAACTGCCGGATTACATGCTGCCGTTGCAATGGCTGCAATTGGACACGCTGCCGTTGAATGCCAACGGCAAGGTCGACCGCAAGGCACTGCCCCAGGCACAAACAGGCGACTGGCAGCGCGAGATGATTGCCCCGCACGCCGGGATCGAAACCCGCATCGCCACGATCTGGCAAGCGGTGTTGAAGCTGGACACGGTGAGTCGCGACGACAACTTCTTTGAACTGGGCGGTCATTCGCTGCTCGTGGCACAAGTGGTGTCACGCGTGCGTCAGCAATTGAACATCGAGTTGCCCCTGAGCAGCCTGTTTGAAAGCAGCGTGCTGAGTGATTTTGCCGCCCGGTGCGCGACCCCGCCGCCCAGCGTCAGCCAGCCACCCTTGCGCCCCAGGGCAGGCGATGAGCCGAGCGTGTTGTCGTATGCGCAACAGCGTCAGTGGATTCTCTGGCAGCTTGATCCAGACAGCGCCGCGTACAACATTCCAGCGGCGCTGCGGCTTAAAGGTGCGCTCAATCGCGAGGCGCTGTTGCGCAGTTTCAACGCACTGCAAAGCCGTCACGCGACCTTGCGCACCACCTTCACCCAAGACGGCGAACAGGCCCGCGGTGTGTTGCACGCGAGCTTGCCGCTGGCGTTGCGCGAGTTGACCCTCGACGTTGCCGATCCGCTGCGGGTTGACGCGTGGGTGGCTGAAGAAATGCGTCAGCCATTCGACCTGCGCAACGGCCCGCTGCTGCGGCTGTTATTGCTCAAGGTCGCGGCCGATGAGCATGTGCTGGTGCTGACCGTGCATCACATTGCCGCTGACGGCTGGTCGATGCAGGTCATGGTCGATGAGTTCAGTGCGCTGTACCTGGGCCATGACTTGCCGCCGTTGGCCGTCAGCTATGCCGATTACGCCAGTTGGCAGCGTGAGTGGCTGCAAGCGGGCGAGGGCGAGCGCCAGTTGAACGCCTGGCGCGAAAAACTGGGCAGCCAGCATCCCCCACTGGAACTGCCCAGTGAACTGACGCGCCCGGCGATCCGCAGCGAGCGCGGTGCGCGTCTGGAACTCGCGATTGAGCCAGCGCTGGCGGCGGGCTGCGACAGGTGGCGCAGCAGCACAACGTGA